In the genome of Streptococcus mitis, one region contains:
- a CDS encoding anthranilate synthase subunit II, with protein sequence MILLIDNYDSFTYNLAQYIGNFAEVQVLRNDDPKLYEEAEKADGLVFSPGPGWPVDAGKMEDMIRDFAGKKPILGICLGHQAIAEVFGGKLGLAPKVMHGKQSNISFEAPSVLYQGIEDGRAVMRYHSILIEEMPEDFEVTARSTDDQAIMGIQHKNLPIYGFQYHPESIGTPDGLSSIRNFIEKVVK encoded by the coding sequence ATGATTTTATTGATTGACAACTATGATTCTTTTACCTATAACTTGGCCCAATACATTGGGAACTTTGCAGAAGTACAGGTCTTGAGAAATGATGATCCCAAGCTGTATGAAGAAGCTGAAAAAGCAGATGGTCTGGTCTTTTCTCCTGGTCCTGGTTGGCCAGTTGATGCTGGAAAGATGGAAGACATGATTCGTGACTTTGCTGGCAAGAAACCGATTTTAGGGATTTGTTTGGGCCACCAAGCCATCGCAGAAGTCTTTGGTGGCAAGTTAGGTTTGGCACCAAAAGTCATGCATGGGAAACAGAGCAATATCAGCTTTGAAGCCCCATCTGTTTTGTATCAAGGCATTGAGGATGGCCGTGCAGTCATGCGTTACCACAGTATTTTGATTGAAGAAATGCCAGAAGACTTTGAAGTGACAGCTCGTTCGACTGATGACCAAGCCATCATGGGGATTCAACATAAAAACCTACCGATTTATGGTTTCCAGTACCATCCAGAGAGTATCGGAACGCCAGATGGCTTGTCTTCTATTCGAAATTTTATCGAGAAGGTTGTAAAGTGA
- a CDS encoding anthranilate phosphoribosyltransferase: MKEIIEKLAKFENLSGVEMTDVIERIVTGRVTEAQIASLLLALKMKGETPEERTAIAQVMRGHAQHIPTEIHDAMDNCGTGGDKSFSFNISTTAAFVLAGGGVHMAKHGNRSISSKSGSADVLEALGINLDLKPAELGKVFDKTGIVFLFAKNMHPAMKYIMPARLELGIPTIMNLTGPLIHPMALETQLLGISRPELLESTAQVLKNMGRKRAIVVAGPEGLDEAGLNGTTKIALLENGEITLLSFTPEDLGMERYAIEDIRGGNAQENAEILLSVLKNEPSPFLETTVLNAGLGFYANGKVDNIKDGVALARKVIASGKALEKLRLLQEYQK, from the coding sequence ATGAAAGAGATTATTGAAAAACTAGCAAAATTTGAAAATTTATCAGGTGTGGAAATGACGGATGTCATCGAGCGTATCGTAACTGGGCGTGTAACGGAGGCGCAGATTGCTTCTCTCCTCTTAGCTCTTAAGATGAAGGGGGAAACACCTGAAGAACGCACAGCCATTGCCCAAGTCATGAGAGGACATGCCCAACACATTCCAACTGAGATTCATGATGCCATGGACAACTGTGGTACAGGTGGGGACAAGTCTTTCAGCTTTAACATTTCGACGACTGCAGCCTTTGTCTTGGCTGGTGGTGGTGTTCACATGGCAAAACACGGTAACCGCTCGATTTCTTCTAAATCTGGTTCTGCAGATGTCCTCGAAGCCTTGGGCATCAATCTTGACCTCAAACCAGCTGAACTAGGTAAGGTCTTTGATAAAACTGGAATCGTCTTTCTCTTCGCTAAAAATATGCACCCAGCCATGAAATACATCATGCCAGCTCGTTTGGAACTAGGAATTCCAACGATCATGAACTTGACTGGTCCCCTGATTCACCCAATGGCTTTGGAAACACAGCTTCTTGGAATTAGTCGTCCAGAACTTCTAGAAAGTACAGCTCAGGTTTTGAAAAATATGGGTCGCAAACGTGCCATCGTTGTTGCTGGACCAGAAGGATTGGACGAAGCTGGTTTGAATGGAACAACCAAAATTGCACTTCTTGAAAATGGCGAAATCACCTTATTAAGCTTTACTCCGGAGGATTTAGGGATGGAGCGCTACGCTATCGAAGATATTCGTGGAGGCAATGCTCAGGAAAATGCAGAAATTTTGCTCAGCGTTCTTAAAAATGAACCAAGTCCATTCTTGGAAACTACAGTTTTAAATGCTGGTCTTGGTTTCTATGCTAATGGTAAGGTAGATAATATCAAGGATGGAGTTGCCTTAGCTCGTAAAGTCATTGCTAGTGGCAAGGCCCTTGAAAAACTCAGACTGTTACAGGAGTACCAAAAATGA
- a CDS encoding indole-3-glycerol phosphate synthase: MSQEFLARILEQKAREVEQMELEEIQPLRQTYRLADYLKQHQDRLQVIAEVKKASPSLGDINLDVDIVQQAQTYEANGAVMISVLTDEVFFKGHLDYLREISSQVQIPTLNKDFIIDEKQIIRARNAGATVILLIVAALSEERLKELYDYATELGLEVLVETHNLAELEVAHRLGAQIIGVNNRNLTTFEVDLQTSVDLAQHFEEGRYYISESAIFTGQDAERVAPYFNGILVGTALMQAEDVAQRIKELQIDKG, encoded by the coding sequence ATGAGTCAGGAATTTTTAGCACGAATTTTGGAGCAAAAGGCGCGTGAGGTTGAGCAGATGGAGCTGGAGGAAATCCAGCCCCTGCGCCAGACCTATCGCTTGGCTGACTATCTAAAACAACATCAAGACCGCTTGCAGGTAATCGCTGAGGTCAAGAAAGCTAGCCCTAGTTTGGGAGATATCAATCTCGATGTGGATATTGTGCAACAGGCCCAGACTTATGAAGCGAACGGAGCAGTGATGATTTCAGTTCTGACAGATGAAGTTTTCTTTAAAGGACATTTGGATTATCTACGGGAGATTTCCAGTCAGGTACAGATTCCGACGCTTAACAAGGACTTTATTATCGATGAAAAGCAAATTATCCGCGCTCGCAATGCAGGTGCAACAGTTATCTTGCTCATCGTGGCAGCCTTGTCCGAAGAACGCCTCAAGGAACTTTATGACTATGCGACAGAGCTTGGTCTGGAAGTCTTGGTGGAAACTCATAATCTAGCTGAACTAGAAGTGGCTCACAGACTTGGTGCCCAGATTATCGGGGTCAATAACCGCAACTTGACCACCTTTGAAGTTGACTTGCAGACCAGTGTAGACTTGGCCCAGCACTTTGAGGAAGGTCGCTATTACATTTCTGAATCTGCCATTTTCACAGGGCAGGATGCGGAACGAGTAGCACCATACTTTAACGGAATTTTAGTTGGGACAGCTCTCATGCAGGCAGAAGATGTAGCCCAGAGAATAAAGGAGTTGCAGATTGACAAAGGTTAA
- a CDS encoding N-(5'-phosphoribosyl)anthranilate isomerase, whose product MTKVKICGLSTTEVVETAVSVGADYIGFVFAPSKRQVTLDQAAELAKHIHAGVKKVGVFVSPSREELLEAIDKVGLDLVQVHGQVADDLFENLPCASIQAVQVDGEGHVPNSQADYLLFDAPVAGSGQTFDWGQLDTTELTQPFFIAGGLNEDNVVKAIQHFTPYAVDVSSGVETDGQKDHEKIRRFIERVKHGISGTK is encoded by the coding sequence TTGACAAAGGTTAAGATTTGTGGACTATCGACCACAGAAGTGGTAGAGACAGCCGTATCAGTAGGGGCAGACTACATCGGTTTTGTCTTTGCACCTAGTAAAAGACAGGTGACCTTGGATCAGGCTGCTGAGCTGGCAAAGCATATTCATGCAGGTGTCAAAAAGGTTGGTGTATTTGTTTCACCAAGTCGGGAAGAACTGCTAGAAGCGATTGACAAAGTTGGCTTGGACTTGGTTCAAGTTCACGGTCAGGTGGCAGATGATTTGTTTGAGAATTTGCCTTGTGCCAGTATTCAGGCTGTGCAGGTGGATGGAGAGGGTCATGTGCCCAATTCTCAGGCAGACTATCTACTCTTTGATGCCCCTGTGGCAGGGAGTGGCCAGACCTTTGACTGGGGACAACTGGATACGACAGAATTAACTCAGCCCTTCTTTATCGCAGGTGGGCTTAATGAAGACAATGTAGTAAAAGCAATTCAACACTTTACTCCCTATGCAGTCGATGTATCAAGCGGAGTGGAGACAGACGGACAAAAAGATCATGAAAAGATTAGAAGATTTATAGAGAGGGTAAAGCATGGCATATCAGGAACCAAATAA
- a CDS encoding tryptophan synthase subunit beta (catalyzes the formation of L-tryptophan from L-serine and 1-(indol-3-yl)glycerol 3-phosphate), with protein MAYQEPNKDGFYGKFGGRFVPETLMTAVLELEKAYRESQADPSFQEELNQLLRQYVGRETPLYYAKNLTQHIGGAKIYLKREDLNHTGAHKINNALGQVLLAKRMGKKKIIAETGAGQHGVATATAAALFNMECTIYMGEEDVKRQALNVFRMELLGAKVEAVTDGSRVLKDAVNAALRSWVANIDDTHYILGSALGPHPFPEIVRDFQSVIGREAKQQYRDLTGQDLPDALVACVGGGSNAIGLFHPFVEDESVAMYGAEAAGLGVDTEHHAATLTKGRPGVLHGSLMDVLQDAHGQILEAFSISAGLDYPGIGPEHSHYYDIKRASYVPVTDEEALEGFQLLSRVEGIIPALESSHAIAFAVKLAKELGPNKSMIVCLSGRGDKDVVQVKDRLEADAAKKGEAHA; from the coding sequence ATGGCATATCAGGAACCAAATAAAGATGGATTTTACGGAAAATTCGGCGGACGTTTTGTCCCAGAAACATTGATGACAGCAGTTTTGGAGTTGGAGAAGGCCTACCGTGAAAGTCAGGCTGACCCAAGTTTCCAAGAGGAATTAAACCAACTTTTGCGCCAGTATGTGGGACGTGAAACTCCTCTTTACTACGCAAAAAACTTGACCCAGCATATCGGCGGAGCCAAGATTTATCTCAAACGTGAAGACCTTAACCATACAGGGGCCCACAAGATTAACAATGCCTTGGGACAAGTTCTTCTGGCTAAACGTATGGGTAAAAAGAAAATTATCGCAGAAACAGGTGCTGGTCAGCACGGTGTGGCAACTGCAACTGCTGCGGCCCTCTTTAACATGGAATGTACTATCTACATGGGTGAGGAAGATGTCAAACGCCAAGCCCTCAATGTCTTCCGTATGGAGCTTTTGGGAGCCAAGGTTGAGGCAGTGACAGACGGTTCGCGCGTGCTCAAGGACGCTGTTAATGCAGCCCTTCGTTCATGGGTAGCTAACATCGATGATACTCACTATATCCTTGGTTCTGCCTTGGGGCCTCATCCTTTCCCAGAAATTGTTCGTGATTTCCAAAGTGTCATCGGTAGAGAAGCTAAACAACAGTACCGTGACTTGACAGGTCAAGATTTGCCAGATGCCCTAGTAGCCTGTGTTGGTGGTGGTTCTAATGCTATCGGCCTCTTCCATCCCTTTGTAGAAGATGAGTCTGTAGCCATGTATGGGGCTGAAGCGGCTGGACTTGGTGTGGATACAGAGCACCATGCAGCTACCTTGACCAAGGGTCGTCCTGGTGTCCTTCACGGTTCCCTCATGGATGTGCTCCAAGATGCCCATGGGCAAATTCTTGAAGCCTTCTCTATTTCAGCAGGCTTGGACTATCCTGGTATCGGTCCAGAACATTCTCACTACTACGATATTAAACGTGCCAGCTATGTCCCTGTGACAGACGAAGAAGCCTTGGAGGGATTCCAACTCTTGTCTCGCGTGGAAGGGATTATCCCAGCCTTGGAATCTAGCCATGCTATCGCCTTTGCGGTGAAATTGGCCAAAGAACTCGGTCCAAACAAGTCCATGATTGTCTGCCTATCAGGTCGTGGGGACAAGGATGTGGTTCAAGTCAAGGACCGCTTGGAAGCAGATGCAGCAAAGAAGGGAGAAGCTCATGCCTAA
- a CDS encoding tryptophan synthase subunit alpha gives MPKTLTEKLNAIKAAGKGIFVPYIMAGDHEKGLDGLGETIHFLEDLGVSAIEVGIPFSDPVADGPVIEEAGLRSLAHGTSTQALVETLKTIETEVPLVIMTYFNPLFQYGVENFVKDLADTAVKGLIIPDLPHEHANFVEPYLADTDIALIPLVSLTTGIERQKELIKGAEGFVYAVAINGVTGKSGNYRADLDKHLAQLHQVADIPVLTGFGVSSQADVERFNAVSDGVIVGSKIVKALHQGEPIQDFIKQAVAYQK, from the coding sequence ATGCCTAAGACACTAACAGAAAAATTGAACGCTATTAAAGCAGCTGGAAAAGGAATTTTCGTTCCCTATATCATGGCTGGAGACCATGAGAAAGGTTTGGATGGACTCGGAGAAACAATTCACTTTTTAGAAGATTTGGGTGTTTCGGCTATTGAAGTTGGTATTCCCTTTTCAGACCCTGTTGCAGATGGACCTGTTATCGAAGAAGCTGGCTTGCGCAGTTTAGCCCACGGGACCTCTACCCAGGCTTTGGTTGAAACATTGAAAACCATTGAAACAGAGGTTCCACTTGTCATCATGACCTACTTCAACCCCCTCTTTCAGTACGGTGTGGAGAACTTTGTCAAAGATTTGGCAGATACAGCGGTTAAGGGCTTGATCATTCCAGACCTTCCTCATGAGCATGCCAATTTTGTGGAGCCTTATTTGGCAGATACAGACATCGCTTTGATTCCTCTAGTTAGTTTGACGACAGGAATTGAACGCCAGAAAGAATTAATTAAAGGGGCAGAAGGATTTGTCTATGCCGTTGCTATTAATGGAGTGACAGGGAAATCAGGTAATTACCGTGCAGACTTGGACAAGCACTTGGCACAATTGCATCAAGTGGCCGATATCCCAGTCTTGACAGGTTTTGGTGTATCTAGTCAAGCCGATGTTGAACGCTTCAATGCGGTATCAGATGGTGTTATCGTTGGTTCGAAAATTGTAAAAGCTCTCCATCAAGGAGAGCCAATTCAGGACTTTATCAAACAAGCAGTAGCTTACCAAAAATAA
- a CDS encoding peptidase, protein MIDFYFFLVGSILASFLGLVIDRFPEQSIIQPASHCDSCQNRLRPLDLIPILSQVFNRFRCRYCKAPYPVWYALLELGLGLLFLSYSWGFLSLGQVILITAGLTLGIYDFRHQEYPLLVWMTFHLILMASSGWNLVMVFFLVLGIVAHFIDIRLGAGDFLFLASCSLIFSVTELLILIQFASATGILAFLLQKKKERLPFVPFLLLAACVIIFGKLLLV, encoded by the coding sequence ATGATTGATTTTTATTTTTTTCTTGTCGGGAGCATTCTCGCTTCCTTTCTTGGTTTGGTCATTGACCGTTTTCCAGAACAATCCATTATCCAACCTGCTAGTCACTGCGATTCCTGTCAGAATCGCTTGCGTCCCTTAGATTTGATTCCTATTCTCTCGCAGGTTTTTAATCGCTTTCGCTGTCGTTACTGCAAGGCTCCTTATCCTGTCTGGTATGCCCTTTTGGAACTAGGCTTAGGTCTCCTCTTTCTATCTTACTCTTGGGGCTTCCTTTCCTTGGGACAAGTCATCCTCATAACTGCTGGCTTGACCTTGGGCATCTACGACTTTCGCCATCAGGAATATCCCTTACTGGTCTGGATGACTTTCCACCTAATCCTCATGGCTTCCTCTGGCTGGAATCTAGTCATGGTCTTCTTCCTTGTCCTTGGAATTGTGGCTCATTTTATCGATATCCGCTTGGGAGCAGGGGATTTTCTCTTTTTAGCTTCTTGTTCTCTTATCTTTAGCGTAACCGAATTACTCATCTTGATTCAGTTTGCTTCTGCGACGGGGATTCTAGCCTTTCTCCTGCAAAAGAAAAAGGAAAGACTTCCTTTTGTGCCTTTCCTCTTACTTGCTGCTTGTGTGATTATTTTTGGTAAGCTACTGCTTGTTTGA
- a CDS encoding GNAT family acetyltransferase: MTIRFEEKVSIENAQFVCQWSNSLGKVFQEQWMGPKIPFPLTIQVLQDLEGIFSIFDGPEFVGLIQKIRLEDKNLHIGRFFINPQKQGQGLGSQALRKFVSLAFENADIDSISLNVFEANQAAQHLYQKEGFEIVQMVEEPERKYVMRKGR, translated from the coding sequence ATGACAATTCGTTTTGAAGAAAAGGTGAGTATAGAAAACGCTCAATTTGTATGCCAATGGTCCAACTCCCTTGGCAAAGTCTTTCAAGAACAATGGATGGGACCAAAGATTCCTTTTCCCTTGACAATTCAAGTCTTGCAAGATTTGGAAGGAATCTTTTCTATCTTTGATGGACCAGAGTTTGTGGGTCTTATCCAGAAAATCAGGCTAGAAGACAAGAATCTTCATATCGGGAGATTTTTTATCAATCCCCAGAAACAAGGGCAAGGATTAGGTAGCCAGGCTTTAAGGAAATTTGTTAGTTTGGCCTTTGAAAATGCAGATATAGATAGTATTTCTCTAAATGTCTTCGAGGCAAATCAAGCAGCCCAGCACCTTTATCAAAAAGAAGGATTTGAAATCGTTCAAATGGTTGAAGAACCTGAAAGGAAATACGTTATGAGAAAGGGTAGATAG
- a CDS encoding low temperature requirement protein, protein MTTLIKHKRVEFSELFYDLVFVFAISKVTTLIDHLHNGILTWNSFLDFFIAILVLIDSWMIQTDYTNRYGKNSLFNMVIMFIKMGLLLFIANMIGPDWQQYFHYLCWAIGTLTLTLFFQYLVEFFRKSTDDVERESIKDFLWITGLGSLGVYLAALLPIYVRVYIFFASILFVFIMPSILLNKDKHYQVNLPHLIERISLLVIITFGEMITNLANFFTIENFSIYSVLYLIIMISLFLFYFGQFDHAIDEKSNQKGLFLIYSHYPIFIGLMMMTVSMSFLQNPEANRLFATSFSYIGFGLFQAAVLVNGPYNKHYLRYSKSYYCVQATLYLAAFILSLIFASNPIIVVSITTILALAIAIHFIYFYMTQNKKYSKSNWELF, encoded by the coding sequence ATGACAACTCTTATTAAACATAAACGTGTAGAATTTTCAGAACTTTTTTATGACTTAGTTTTTGTTTTTGCAATTTCAAAAGTAACTACTTTAATCGACCATCTTCATAACGGTATTTTGACTTGGAATTCTTTCCTTGATTTTTTCATTGCTATTTTGGTTCTCATCGATTCCTGGATGATTCAAACCGATTATACCAATCGCTATGGAAAGAACTCTTTATTTAACATGGTAATCATGTTTATCAAAATGGGACTTTTACTCTTTATAGCCAATATGATTGGACCTGATTGGCAACAATATTTTCATTATCTCTGTTGGGCTATTGGTACATTAACCCTTACCTTATTTTTTCAATATTTGGTTGAATTTTTTAGAAAATCAACCGATGATGTTGAACGGGAAAGTATCAAAGATTTTCTATGGATAACAGGTCTAGGAAGTTTAGGAGTCTATCTAGCAGCTCTTCTTCCTATTTACGTTAGAGTCTATATCTTCTTTGCTAGTATTCTGTTTGTCTTTATTATGCCAAGTATCTTGCTTAATAAAGATAAGCATTACCAGGTAAATCTCCCCCATTTAATCGAGCGCATCTCCCTTCTTGTCATTATTACGTTTGGAGAGATGATTACGAATCTAGCTAACTTCTTTACAATCGAGAATTTCTCGATTTATTCGGTTCTTTATCTCATTATTATGATTTCTCTGTTCTTGTTTTATTTTGGTCAATTCGACCATGCTATTGATGAAAAATCTAATCAAAAGGGACTATTTCTAATTTACAGTCACTATCCTATTTTCATTGGACTTATGATGATGACTGTATCGATGAGTTTTCTTCAGAATCCTGAAGCTAATCGTCTCTTTGCAACCAGCTTCTCTTATATCGGATTTGGCCTCTTTCAAGCTGCTGTCCTAGTAAATGGGCCCTATAACAAACACTATCTTCGCTATTCGAAAAGTTACTACTGTGTCCAAGCGACACTCTATCTGGCTGCCTTTATTCTCTCTTTAATCTTTGCTTCTAATCCTATAATAGTAGTGAGTATAACAACCATTTTAGCTCTAGCTATAGCCATTCATTTTATTTATTTTTATATGACACAGAATAAAAAATATTCCAAATCTAACTGGGAGTTATTTTAA